In Paractinoplanes brasiliensis, the following proteins share a genomic window:
- a CDS encoding aldehyde dehydrogenase family protein, translated as MFTRRQFYIGGAWVDPAAPRTLGVLDPATEETFATISLGTAEDVDRAVTAAREAFPAYAETSVEQRLKHLEQIISGFRARLPEIARTMTREMGAPITFSTERQATVALFHFEEAARVLADYPFEEEMGAGIVRREPIGVCGLITPWNWPLNQVASKVAPALATGCAVVLKPSEIAPLSAMLLAEVIHDAGLPPGVFNLVNGDGPTVGEAIAAHPGIDMVSLTGSTGAGIRVSKLAADTVKRVALELGGKSANIILPDADLESAVVAGVHSCYTNGGQNCQSPTRMLVHRSQRDEAYAAARRAVEQVRLGDPFDPSTTMGPVVSQAQLDKITALVQSGIDEGATLVTGGPGRPDGLGKGFYVRPTVFGDVTPQMRIAREEIFGPVLSILLYDTEDEAVEIANDTPYGLAGFVQSKDPGHARRVANRIRAGRVYLNGAPFDRSLPFGGYKQSGNGREFGRFGFEEYLEVKAVLGYPR; from the coding sequence ATGTTCACTAGGCGCCAGTTCTACATCGGGGGCGCGTGGGTCGACCCGGCCGCGCCGCGGACCTTGGGTGTCCTCGACCCCGCGACCGAGGAGACGTTCGCGACGATCAGCCTCGGGACGGCCGAGGATGTCGACCGCGCGGTGACGGCGGCGCGCGAGGCCTTCCCCGCGTACGCGGAAACCAGCGTGGAGCAGAGACTGAAGCACCTCGAGCAGATCATCTCCGGCTTCCGGGCCCGGCTGCCCGAGATCGCCCGGACGATGACGCGCGAGATGGGGGCGCCGATCACGTTCTCGACCGAGCGCCAGGCCACGGTGGCGCTGTTCCACTTCGAGGAGGCGGCCCGCGTGCTCGCGGACTACCCCTTCGAGGAAGAGATGGGCGCCGGGATCGTACGGCGCGAGCCGATCGGGGTCTGCGGTCTCATCACGCCGTGGAACTGGCCGCTGAACCAGGTCGCGTCGAAGGTGGCGCCGGCCCTCGCCACCGGATGCGCCGTGGTCCTCAAGCCCAGCGAGATCGCGCCGCTCAGCGCCATGCTGCTCGCCGAGGTCATCCACGACGCCGGGCTGCCGCCGGGGGTGTTCAACCTCGTCAACGGCGACGGTCCCACGGTCGGCGAGGCCATCGCGGCGCACCCGGGCATCGACATGGTCTCGCTCACCGGCTCGACCGGCGCCGGCATCAGGGTCTCCAAGCTGGCGGCCGACACGGTGAAACGCGTCGCGCTCGAGCTCGGCGGCAAGTCGGCCAACATCATCCTGCCCGACGCGGACCTGGAGTCAGCGGTCGTCGCCGGGGTGCACTCGTGCTACACCAACGGCGGCCAGAACTGTCAGTCGCCGACGCGGATGCTCGTGCACCGTTCGCAGCGCGACGAGGCGTACGCCGCCGCGCGACGGGCGGTCGAACAGGTCCGGCTCGGGGACCCGTTCGACCCGTCGACCACGATGGGGCCCGTGGTGAGCCAGGCCCAGCTCGACAAGATCACCGCGCTCGTGCAGTCGGGCATCGACGAGGGCGCGACGCTCGTGACCGGCGGCCCGGGGCGCCCCGACGGGCTCGGCAAGGGGTTCTACGTCCGCCCGACCGTGTTCGGCGACGTCACGCCCCAGATGCGGATCGCGCGCGAGGAGATCTTCGGCCCCGTGCTCTCGATCCTGCTCTACGACACCGAGGACGAGGCCGTCGAGATCGCCAACGACACGCCGTACGGGCTGGCGGGCTTCGTGCAGTCGAAGGACCCCGGCCACGCCCGCCGGGTCGCCAACCGCATCCGCGCGGGCCGCGTCTACCTCAACGGCGCTCCGTTCGACCGCAGCCTGCCCTTCGGCGGCTACAAGCAGTCGGGCAACGGGCGAGAGTTCGGGCGGTTCGGCTTCGAGGAGTACCTCGAGGTCAAGGCCGTCCTCGGGTATCCGCGGTGA
- a CDS encoding 3-oxoacid CoA-transferase subunit B has product MIVEHTDRGPLGRDEMARVVAADIPRGAYVNLGIGQPTTVGDHLPPYAGITLHTENGMLGMGPAATGDAIDPDLINAGKFPVTELPGASYFHHADSFAMMRGGHIDLCVLGAYQVSASGDLANWHTGEPDAIPAVGGAMDLAVGAKQVFVLMSLFTRTGEPKLVRECTYPLTALRCVDRIYTDVATFEITGDQVLVRETWGISFDELRSRVDVPLTVARQEVAERHVH; this is encoded by the coding sequence ATGATCGTCGAGCACACCGATCGTGGGCCGCTCGGACGCGACGAGATGGCCCGGGTGGTCGCCGCCGACATCCCGCGAGGGGCGTACGTCAACCTCGGCATCGGTCAGCCCACGACCGTCGGCGACCACCTTCCCCCGTACGCGGGAATCACCCTGCACACCGAGAACGGCATGCTCGGCATGGGCCCGGCGGCGACGGGCGACGCGATCGACCCCGACCTGATCAACGCCGGCAAGTTCCCCGTGACCGAGCTGCCCGGCGCCTCCTACTTCCACCACGCCGACTCGTTCGCCATGATGCGGGGCGGCCACATCGACCTGTGCGTCCTCGGCGCCTACCAGGTCTCGGCATCGGGGGACCTCGCCAACTGGCACACCGGTGAGCCCGACGCGATCCCGGCGGTCGGCGGGGCGATGGACCTCGCCGTCGGCGCCAAGCAGGTCTTCGTGCTGATGTCGCTGTTCACCAGGACAGGTGAGCCGAAGCTCGTCAGAGAATGCACGTATCCGCTCACCGCGCTGCGATGCGTGGACCGGATCTACACCGATGTCGCCACGTTCGAGATCACCGGCGACCAGGTTCTCGTCAGGGAGACGTGGGGGATCTCGTTCGACGAGCTCCGCTCGCGCGTCGACGTCCCGCTCACCGTGGCTCGTCAGGAGGTTGCAGAGCGACATGTTCACTAG
- a CDS encoding 3-oxoacid CoA-transferase subunit A: MTVLCVSADEAVSGIADGSTVLVGGFGTAGMPFELIDALIRQGARDLTVVSNNAGNADTGLAALLAAGQVRKVVCSFPRQKDSWVFDELYRSGKIELEVAPQGNLAERMRAAGAGIGGFYTRTGVGTLLAEGKETREFDGRTYVLELPIAGDVALISAHTADTLGNLVYRKTARNFAPVMATAATTTVVQVRHVVEPGALDPEAVVTPGIYVDRMVRVPS, encoded by the coding sequence ATGACGGTGCTCTGCGTTTCTGCCGACGAGGCGGTCAGCGGCATCGCCGACGGCTCGACGGTGCTGGTCGGCGGTTTCGGCACGGCGGGCATGCCGTTCGAGCTGATCGACGCGTTGATCCGGCAGGGCGCGCGGGACCTCACCGTCGTGTCGAACAACGCGGGCAACGCGGACACCGGGCTCGCGGCGCTGCTCGCGGCCGGGCAGGTGCGCAAGGTCGTGTGCTCGTTCCCCCGCCAGAAGGACTCCTGGGTCTTCGACGAGCTGTACCGCAGCGGGAAGATCGAGCTCGAGGTCGCGCCGCAGGGGAACCTGGCCGAGCGCATGCGTGCCGCCGGAGCCGGGATCGGCGGGTTCTACACCCGTACGGGGGTCGGGACCCTGCTCGCCGAGGGCAAGGAGACCCGCGAGTTCGACGGCCGCACGTACGTCCTCGAGCTGCCGATCGCCGGCGACGTCGCGCTCATCAGCGCCCACACCGCTGACACCCTCGGCAACCTCGTCTACCGCAAGACGGCCCGCAACTTCGCTCCCGTCATGGCGACGGCCGCGACGACCACCGTCGTGCAGGTGCGGCACGTCGTCGAGCCGGGAGCGCTGGATCCCGAGGCCGTGGTCACCCCGGGCATCTACGTCGACCGGATGGTGCGGGTGCCGTCATGA
- a CDS encoding thiolase family protein, with the protein MSSSFVYASVRTPFGRFNGALADTRTDDLAATALRGLLDRSPGLDPGLVGDVFWGNANGAGEDNRNVGRMAVLLAGMPVSVPATTVNRLCGSSLDAAMMASRMIETGDAQIAIAGGVESMTRAPWVLPKPSRRFPAGDVTAVSTTLGWRLVNERMPAEWTVSLGECNEQLREKFSISRERQDEFGARSHRLAAEAWEKGFYDDLVVPVPGADLVRDESIRADTTIEALAGLKPAFRPDGTITAGNCSPLNDGASAVLLGSANAATAIGRDPVARIAGRGWSALQPQRFGYAPVEAANDALERAGITWGDVGAVELNEAFAVQSIACVDAWLELGLRGAEVVNARGGAIAIGHPLGASGGRILGTLAARLAESGERWGMAAICIGVGQGLAVVLENVA; encoded by the coding sequence ATGAGCAGCTCCTTCGTGTACGCGTCGGTCCGGACCCCGTTCGGCCGGTTCAACGGGGCCCTGGCCGACACGAGGACCGACGATCTGGCCGCGACCGCGCTGAGGGGACTTCTCGACCGCTCGCCGGGCCTGGATCCCGGCCTGGTCGGCGACGTGTTCTGGGGCAACGCCAACGGCGCGGGCGAGGACAACCGCAACGTCGGCCGGATGGCCGTGCTGCTGGCCGGCATGCCCGTCTCGGTGCCCGCGACCACGGTGAACCGGCTCTGCGGCTCCTCGCTGGACGCCGCCATGATGGCCTCCCGCATGATCGAGACCGGCGACGCGCAGATCGCGATCGCCGGAGGCGTCGAGTCGATGACGCGGGCGCCGTGGGTCCTGCCGAAGCCGTCGCGGCGGTTCCCGGCGGGTGACGTGACCGCCGTCTCGACGACGCTGGGCTGGCGTCTGGTGAACGAGCGGATGCCGGCCGAGTGGACGGTCTCGCTGGGCGAGTGCAACGAGCAGCTGCGGGAGAAGTTCTCGATCTCTCGCGAGCGGCAGGACGAGTTCGGCGCCCGCTCGCACCGCCTCGCGGCCGAGGCGTGGGAGAAGGGCTTCTACGACGACCTCGTGGTGCCCGTCCCCGGCGCCGACCTGGTCCGGGACGAGAGCATCCGCGCCGACACGACGATCGAGGCGCTGGCCGGGCTGAAGCCGGCGTTCCGGCCCGACGGGACGATCACCGCCGGCAACTGCTCGCCGTTGAACGACGGCGCGAGCGCCGTCCTGCTGGGCTCGGCGAACGCGGCCACCGCCATCGGTCGTGACCCGGTCGCGCGGATCGCCGGTCGCGGCTGGTCGGCGCTGCAGCCGCAGCGGTTCGGCTACGCCCCGGTCGAGGCCGCCAACGACGCGCTCGAGCGGGCGGGCATCACCTGGGGCGACGTCGGCGCCGTCGAGCTGAACGAGGCGTTCGCCGTCCAGTCGATCGCCTGCGTCGACGCCTGGCTCGAGCTCGGGCTGCGGGGCGCCGAGGTCGTCAACGCCAGGGGCGGGGCGATCGCCATCGGACACCCCCTGGGCGCCTCCGGCGGGCGCATTCTCGGGACCCTCGCGGCGCGGCTCGCGGAGTCGGGTGAACGGTGGGGTATGGCGGCCATCTGCATCGGCGTGGGCCAGGGTTTGGCGGTCGTGCTGGAGAACGTCGCATGA
- a CDS encoding LLM class flavin-dependent oxidoreductase: MRLGIALDLSSREPVRPQVDRTVTMLAHAEQLGFGSAWVGESYHAVPQPFHLPSALMVLGHLAGRTSLALGSAVLLLRAYSPRKLAHEAALLDQLCGGKLTLGLGLGSPEVAQRAGLPASGPAGAAFDATLKLLREAWSADAPAAVPPPARRGGPRILVGGKVAASARRAATLADGFYGATNYRDDLLIKQAAAYWSCRDGMGGVVATTRLCLVHEDAATARELAARHLKAATGYYTERGSWMGADGPAEVELPMVGTPDEIDATIARYVRAGVTSVQLRVAPSGTPPDVARHTLDLVGRHVLPNWHETTPSCGQEVETTR, translated from the coding sequence ATGCGGCTGGGGATCGCGCTCGACCTGAGCTCCCGGGAGCCCGTACGCCCGCAGGTGGATCGCACAGTCACGATGCTCGCCCATGCGGAGCAGCTCGGGTTCGGCTCCGCATGGGTGGGGGAGAGCTACCACGCGGTCCCTCAGCCGTTCCACCTTCCGTCCGCCCTGATGGTCCTGGGGCATCTGGCCGGCCGGACGTCCCTGGCGCTGGGGTCGGCTGTGCTGCTCCTGCGCGCGTACAGCCCGCGGAAGCTGGCTCACGAGGCCGCACTGCTCGACCAGCTGTGCGGCGGGAAGCTCACCCTCGGCCTCGGGCTCGGCAGCCCGGAGGTCGCCCAGCGGGCCGGGCTGCCGGCGTCAGGTCCGGCCGGCGCGGCCTTCGACGCCACGCTGAAGCTGCTGCGCGAGGCCTGGTCCGCCGACGCGCCGGCGGCAGTCCCACCCCCGGCGCGTCGCGGCGGGCCGCGGATCCTGGTGGGCGGCAAGGTGGCCGCCTCGGCCCGTCGTGCGGCGACGCTCGCCGACGGCTTCTACGGCGCGACGAACTACCGCGACGACCTGTTGATCAAGCAGGCGGCCGCGTACTGGTCGTGTCGCGACGGGATGGGAGGAGTGGTCGCCACCACCAGGCTCTGCCTCGTCCACGAGGATGCGGCCACCGCACGGGAGCTCGCCGCGCGTCACCTGAAGGCCGCGACCGGCTACTACACCGAGCGGGGCTCCTGGATGGGCGCGGACGGCCCCGCCGAGGTCGAGCTCCCCATGGTGGGCACGCCCGACGAGATCGACGCGACGATCGCCCGGTACGTCCGGGCCGGGGTCACGTCCGTCCAGCTGCGGGTCGCCCCGTCCGGCACCCCGCCGGACGTCGCCCGCCACACGCTCGACCTCGTCGGGCGGCACGTCCTTCCGAACTGGCACGAAACGACGCCCTCCTGCGGGCAGGAAGTGGAGACGACCCGATGA
- a CDS encoding ABC transporter substrate-binding protein, with amino-acid sequence MRTRRAIKVLSGAVAVLCVAATLSACGDDSGSGDSATAGELTPVRFAMASPSWNAGYAVMAVVEAEGFYEQEGLKVTTNLFPSATQAAQQVAGGGADLGLMTVEPVAIGHDKNLNLSYFSSYWAKWIYSLQVPDGSAVRSIADLKGKKIGVSAVASSGATFARTALELNGMSQDAAALVPIGAGAQQINAIKTGQVDALALWDIQYQMVKNAGVTMTPLPVKETEEAWGGGFATTEKNLEAKKDVLERFGRAVAKAFVFAKANPEAAIRDLWKLYPETRGSDPEEKALADGVKVLQVRLEGQGFDDKTLGRIDDAAFTRSLDFMASAGLIKKFPAKDIYTDAMFQAFNNFSYDDVVKQAESAG; translated from the coding sequence GTGAGAACCAGACGAGCGATAAAGGTGCTGAGTGGTGCGGTCGCCGTCCTGTGCGTGGCGGCGACGCTGAGCGCGTGCGGCGACGACAGCGGATCCGGCGACTCGGCCACGGCCGGCGAGCTGACGCCGGTGCGGTTCGCGATGGCCTCCCCGAGCTGGAACGCCGGCTACGCGGTCATGGCGGTCGTGGAGGCCGAGGGCTTCTACGAACAGGAGGGCCTGAAGGTCACGACCAACCTGTTCCCGTCGGCCACCCAGGCGGCGCAGCAGGTCGCCGGCGGCGGGGCCGACCTCGGCCTCATGACGGTCGAGCCCGTGGCCATCGGGCACGACAAGAACCTGAACCTGAGCTATTTCAGCTCCTACTGGGCGAAGTGGATCTACAGCCTGCAGGTGCCGGACGGGTCGGCGGTGAGGAGCATCGCCGACCTCAAGGGCAAGAAGATCGGCGTCTCCGCGGTCGCGAGCTCCGGCGCGACGTTCGCCCGGACCGCGCTCGAGCTCAACGGGATGAGCCAGGACGCCGCGGCCCTGGTGCCGATCGGCGCCGGCGCCCAGCAGATCAACGCCATCAAGACCGGCCAGGTCGACGCGCTGGCGCTCTGGGACATCCAGTACCAGATGGTCAAGAACGCCGGCGTCACCATGACGCCGCTTCCGGTCAAGGAGACGGAGGAGGCGTGGGGCGGCGGCTTCGCGACGACCGAGAAGAACCTCGAGGCCAAGAAGGACGTCCTCGAACGGTTCGGTCGTGCGGTGGCGAAAGCGTTCGTCTTCGCCAAGGCCAATCCGGAGGCCGCGATCCGCGACCTGTGGAAGCTCTACCCGGAGACCCGCGGGTCCGACCCGGAGGAGAAGGCGCTGGCCGACGGGGTCAAGGTCCTCCAGGTCCGCCTGGAAGGACAGGGCTTCGACGACAAGACCCTGGGCCGCATCGACGACGCCGCGTTCACCCGCTCGCTCGACTTCATGGCCTCGGCCGGACTGATCAAGAAGTTCCCGGCGAAGGACATCTACACCGACGCGATGTTCCAGGCGTTCAACAACTTCTCGTACGACGACGTCGTCAAGCAAGCAGAGAGCGCCGGCTGA
- a CDS encoding DUF6282 family protein, whose translation MSDTPAVIKLLNGCVDLHCHSGPNPFPRRIDHAEAAKDGERLGMRGVLVKSHHHNTVMDLLAMRDRLAGISTPVFGGITLNSMVGGINPQAVAMSLRMGGRAVWFPTFSAGRHIDCHPEGVGFPTASVEVPSSRVDIHQENGELIGEVHEVLDLVKETGAMVTGGHMETESITQLFAAARDKGVTRMLLNHPDYVIGADLAKCRELVGYGAYIEHETGFYDPEGTKKWDPKILLDWIEKVGPEHTVMASDLGQKDRPLPVDSYIRVATALLDLGLDERSLRQIFCDNPAFLLGLDD comes from the coding sequence ATGAGTGACACGCCCGCCGTCATCAAGCTGCTGAACGGCTGCGTTGACCTGCACTGCCATTCCGGCCCGAATCCGTTCCCCCGGCGCATCGACCATGCCGAGGCCGCCAAGGACGGCGAGCGGCTCGGCATGCGCGGCGTGCTGGTGAAGTCCCACCACCACAACACCGTCATGGACCTGCTCGCCATGCGCGACCGGCTGGCCGGGATCAGCACCCCGGTCTTCGGCGGCATCACCCTGAACAGCATGGTCGGCGGCATCAATCCGCAAGCGGTGGCCATGTCACTGCGCATGGGCGGCCGAGCCGTGTGGTTCCCGACGTTCTCGGCCGGCCGGCACATCGACTGTCATCCGGAGGGCGTCGGCTTCCCCACGGCGAGCGTCGAGGTGCCGTCGTCCCGGGTCGACATCCACCAGGAGAACGGTGAGCTCATCGGTGAGGTCCACGAGGTGCTCGACCTGGTGAAGGAGACCGGCGCGATGGTGACCGGCGGTCACATGGAAACCGAGTCGATCACCCAGCTGTTCGCCGCGGCCAGGGACAAGGGCGTCACCCGGATGCTGCTCAACCATCCCGACTACGTCATCGGCGCGGACCTGGCGAAGTGCCGTGAGCTCGTCGGCTATGGGGCGTACATCGAGCACGAGACCGGCTTCTACGACCCCGAGGGAACCAAGAAGTGGGACCCGAAGATCCTCCTGGACTGGATCGAGAAGGTCGGCCCGGAGCACACCGTGATGGCCTCCGACCTCGGTCAGAAGGATCGGCCGTTGCCGGTGGACTCCTACATCCGCGTCGCGACCGCGCTGCTCGACCTCGGCCTGGACGAGCGGTCGCTGCGGCAGATCTTCTGCGACAACCCGGCGTTCCTGCTGGGCCTGGACGACTGA
- a CDS encoding IclR family transcriptional regulator, with amino-acid sequence MAEGQADKQATAREQDIQAVSRTAQILGLFGPETPELSVAETTRRLGLNRTTVHRYFSSMISSGLLERVEDSALVRPGRSILQLGSFMLGQQRIMQMAPAHLRELALDIKVSTVLSLWGTSGPVVSLVEEADHATLVTVRVGSQLALNSSQAKVFLAFLPDQFHAERLTGSIPEPQRTETRRRIETIRQAGMSSNVNHRGICVLAAPVFAAGGICATIAAVGTERMLPEALDSREAMALKAVCKRLTKEMGGTWPEGTD; translated from the coding sequence ATGGCCGAGGGCCAGGCCGACAAGCAGGCGACTGCTCGCGAGCAGGACATCCAGGCCGTGAGCCGGACCGCGCAGATCCTCGGGCTGTTCGGTCCCGAGACTCCGGAGCTGTCCGTCGCGGAGACCACCCGCCGGCTCGGTCTGAACCGGACCACGGTGCACCGCTACTTCAGCTCGATGATCAGCTCCGGCCTGCTCGAGCGCGTCGAGGACTCCGCACTCGTCCGTCCCGGACGGTCGATCCTGCAGCTGGGCAGCTTCATGCTGGGACAGCAGCGCATCATGCAGATGGCGCCGGCCCACCTGCGCGAGCTCGCGCTCGACATAAAGGTCAGCACCGTGCTGTCGCTGTGGGGCACCTCCGGCCCGGTGGTCTCGCTGGTGGAGGAGGCCGACCATGCCACCCTCGTGACGGTGCGGGTGGGCTCGCAGCTCGCCCTGAACTCCTCGCAGGCCAAGGTCTTCCTGGCGTTCCTCCCCGACCAGTTCCACGCCGAACGGCTCACCGGAAGCATCCCCGAGCCCCAGCGCACCGAGACCCGCCGTCGCATCGAGACGATCCGGCAGGCCGGCATGAGCAGCAACGTCAACCACCGCGGCATCTGCGTCCTCGCGGCGCCGGTGTTCGCGGCCGGCGGCATCTGCGCCACGATCGCGGCCGTCGGCACCGAGCGGATGCTGCCCGAGGCGCTGGACTCCCGGGAGGCCATGGCCTTGAAGGCCGTCTGCAAGCGACTGACCAAGGAGATGGGCGGCACGTGGCCCGAGGGAACCGATTGA
- a CDS encoding ABC transporter ATP-binding protein: MPTSTDTDCVIRLDSLSMIYPTKSGGSVQALDDISLSVRAGEFISIVGPSGCGKSTLLRIIMGLSRQTSGQVTFGPSDDTHRNQLGMVFQQPLLLPWRTVRKNLMTSPDLHHARDAATHAKADELLVMLGLQEFGDRYPNELSGGMQQRVGIGRALMHDPRILLMDEPFGALDAMTRDQMGLDLLRIWDSDRKTVLFVTHSIPEAVLLADRVVVMTPRPGRLADVVEVGLPRPRRLENINTPAFGEIVLKIRKLLDSEHSAH, translated from the coding sequence ATGCCCACCAGCACCGACACCGACTGCGTGATCCGCTTGGACTCGCTGTCCATGATCTACCCGACGAAGTCCGGCGGGAGCGTCCAGGCCCTGGACGACATCTCCCTCAGCGTCCGGGCCGGTGAGTTCATCTCCATCGTCGGCCCCAGCGGCTGCGGCAAGAGCACGCTGCTGCGCATCATCATGGGCCTGTCCCGCCAGACGTCCGGCCAGGTCACCTTCGGGCCGTCGGACGACACCCACCGCAACCAGCTCGGGATGGTCTTCCAGCAGCCGCTGCTGCTGCCGTGGCGCACCGTGCGCAAGAACCTGATGACGTCGCCGGACCTGCACCACGCCCGGGACGCCGCGACCCACGCGAAGGCCGACGAGCTGCTGGTGATGCTCGGCCTGCAGGAGTTCGGCGACCGGTACCCCAACGAGCTGTCCGGCGGCATGCAGCAGCGGGTCGGGATCGGCCGCGCCCTGATGCACGACCCGCGCATCCTGCTCATGGACGAGCCGTTCGGCGCCCTCGACGCGATGACCCGCGACCAGATGGGACTGGACCTGCTGAGGATCTGGGACTCCGACCGCAAGACCGTGCTGTTCGTGACGCACAGCATCCCCGAGGCGGTGCTGCTCGCCGACCGCGTCGTGGTCATGACGCCGCGGCCCGGCCGGTTGGCGGACGTCGTCGAGGTCGGGCTCCCCCGGCCGCGGCGGCTCGAGAACATCAACACGCCCGCGTTCGGCGAGATCGTCCTGAAGATCCGCAAGCTGCTCGACTCCGAGCACAGCGCCCACTAG
- a CDS encoding ABC transporter permease, giving the protein MSTNTVPVEAPTSLDTRPRRRRRRVPEITYSVLVFLGLLVVWQVVVKLFDVSNILVPAPTAVGGSLVDGFQDGSLVTHSIVTLKEILIGFGIAVGSALLAAVLITQFRAVERVLFPLLILTQTIPKVAMAPLLIIWFGIGISSKVLTVALIAFFPLLINAILGFRSAAHEQVEMLRSFGASRMQVMRHLQIPSALPHIFAGLEVAVILSVTGAVVAEFVGSSEGLGYLIQASNFTLDVARTFAVIVVLSAVGIVLHAVVVQLGKWLVFWTATPTDTAGEV; this is encoded by the coding sequence ATGTCCACCAACACTGTGCCCGTGGAGGCGCCGACGAGCCTGGACACCCGACCCCGGCGCCGGCGCCGCCGGGTACCGGAGATCACCTACAGCGTGCTGGTGTTCCTCGGGCTGTTGGTGGTCTGGCAGGTCGTCGTGAAGCTGTTCGACGTCTCCAACATCCTCGTCCCCGCCCCCACGGCCGTCGGCGGCTCGCTGGTCGACGGCTTCCAGGACGGCAGCCTGGTGACCCACTCGATCGTCACCCTCAAGGAGATCCTGATCGGGTTCGGCATCGCGGTCGGCTCGGCACTGCTCGCCGCGGTCCTGATCACCCAGTTCCGGGCGGTGGAGCGGGTGCTCTTCCCGCTGCTCATCCTGACCCAGACCATCCCCAAGGTCGCCATGGCGCCTCTGCTGATCATCTGGTTCGGCATCGGGATCAGCTCGAAGGTGCTGACCGTGGCCCTGATCGCGTTCTTCCCCCTGCTCATCAACGCCATCCTGGGATTCCGGTCCGCCGCGCACGAGCAGGTCGAGATGCTCCGGTCGTTCGGCGCGTCCCGCATGCAGGTCATGCGGCACCTGCAGATCCCGTCGGCGCTTCCGCACATCTTCGCGGGACTCGAGGTCGCCGTCATCCTGTCCGTGACCGGCGCCGTGGTCGCGGAGTTCGTGGGCAGCTCCGAAGGTCTGGGCTACCTGATCCAGGCGAGCAACTTCACCCTGGACGTGGCCAGGACCTTCGCGGTGATCGTGGTGCTGTCGGCCGTCGGCATCGTCCTGCACGCGGTCGTCGTGCAGCTCGGCAAATGGCTGGTCTTCTGGACAGCCACCCCCACCGACACCGCCGGCGAGGTCTGA
- a CDS encoding HpcH/HpaI aldolase family protein → MARMRDGINGGTLGTWIKLAGPESVEIMAYAGFDFVVIDLEHTALDLGAASNHIAMARALGMDPLVRVPDHGLSVIQRVLDAGAAGVVVPHVDTAEQARAVVRATCFPPRGDRGSGSTSRAGRWGLLPRTDYLEYGNEQALCVVQLESEVAIRNAKQILALDGIGAGFVGTADLSMSMGVPAGSDEVDRLVTSALAAAAAAGVPLGTACATSDQALAALDRGYDYVVVSNDTSILAAGARAIVNALKATAR, encoded by the coding sequence ATGGCACGGATGCGCGACGGGATCAACGGCGGCACGCTCGGGACCTGGATCAAGCTCGCCGGGCCCGAGAGCGTCGAGATCATGGCGTACGCGGGCTTCGACTTCGTGGTCATCGACCTCGAGCACACGGCGCTGGATCTGGGCGCCGCCTCGAACCACATCGCGATGGCCCGCGCCCTCGGGATGGACCCGCTCGTCCGGGTGCCCGACCACGGCCTCAGCGTGATCCAGCGGGTCCTGGACGCCGGCGCGGCGGGGGTGGTCGTGCCGCACGTCGACACGGCCGAGCAGGCCCGGGCGGTCGTGCGGGCCACCTGCTTCCCGCCGCGCGGCGACCGCGGGTCCGGCAGCACCAGCCGGGCGGGCCGCTGGGGACTGCTGCCCCGGACGGACTACCTGGAGTACGGCAACGAGCAGGCCCTGTGCGTCGTCCAGCTCGAGAGCGAGGTGGCGATCAGGAACGCGAAGCAGATCCTGGCGCTCGACGGCATCGGCGCCGGGTTCGTCGGGACGGCCGACCTCTCGATGTCGATGGGAGTCCCGGCGGGAAGCGACGAAGTGGACCGGCTCGTCACCTCCGCGCTGGCGGCCGCCGCCGCGGCAGGTGTTCCCCTGGGCACCGCGTGCGCCACGAGCGACCAGGCCCTGGCCGCACTGGACCGGGGCTACGACTACGTGGTGGTCAGCAACGACACCTCGATCCTGGCCGCCGGGGCGCGGGCGATCGTGAACGCGCTGAAAGCGACCGCCCGATGA